A segment of the Ipomoea triloba cultivar NCNSP0323 chromosome 1, ASM357664v1 genome:
cggttatGGAAAGTTTGGAACCGGAACCGCCGGTTCGGAACCGGACGGTTCCGGTTCCAGAAccatgaatataaaaaaaaaaaagaaaaaaaaagagaaagttaAAGTTTCAAATTGGGCGGTGGGCAGTGACAGTCCCACTACTTcatgaacattatatatatatatatatattacatattataatatattagatattatatataatatattagatattacggagtatatttattatttatatatattagatattatatattatacatatattagattttatatattttctctatacttaataagaaaacatatattatatatatacaaataacaaactaacaaagtaaaaaaaaaaaaaaagagattcgAACCGGTTCATGAACCGAAATCGGAACCTTAATATAAGGTTCCGGATCCAGTTTGCAATTTCTTGGAACCATGAACCGCCATTTCGGAACCCGAATCGAACCATGGTCATGGCTAGAGAGAGACAAAAGGGAAAAGAAGGGTCTTGTGACTCTTGTCGttagtttatttttgttattgttattttattttattttttattttttaatcttccAGTCTTCCCCACTCTGCGTATCTCTATGATGACCACTTTCGAAGAAgggtctttttttattttttatttttttagaggGTAGAGAAGTCCCACTCAATCTGAAATTATCCATGCAATTCAAGGCCTGGCAAgctgattttaatttttaaaggtGGTTAAACTTTGGGCCTGAGTCGCTCCTGTACTGGGCTTACGTTGAGCCGGTCTTGGGCCTGGGTCTAGGCTTCTTGTGTGCACAGTGTAATATGTTGTGAGccaaaaatgtatatattgtgTGACATATATGCTATACACAGGAATAACACAAACATAGAGGAGTGTGTACAATTATGttacaaatttttataaatattacactacTTATAAATATAAGAAGTGTGGGAATActgtattattaaaataattcaaaataacaagttaatgcaatttaaataattaatacttaaCGGCTTTCCCTtttttatataatcaataaCTAAAATCACACACAATTATGGAAGTCAATTTGTTTACAGAAGGTGGGGCATGTAAACCATTAACCCAGGGACACAAATTACATCAAATGAGATATAATATCACTACCGTACCTATTAAAAACCatgcatacaaatatatactCAGACACACAATATTTCCCTCATTGGCATAAAATTAAATACCTATTGGCACACCATGAAACTGAGCCACGGAACCAACAATATTTTGGCACATTGAAAAAAATGCTAAACAATATAACGAAAAACACACAGTCCTAGCATTCTAATAAACACTTGGACTACAAATTGATGTTGGCATATACTTAGGCACAAAATATTCCTAGCATTGGCACGTAATTATATAAACAACGACACAAAACAATCTGACAGGAAAACCTATAATTCATTGCCACCTAACTACTAAAGAAACGGTTTACACCAATTGCTTGAAATATGGTTTAAACAAATTAACATCAACAAATAACAGTTGcatttgttattaaaaaaaaaaaaaaaacaatgcccGCAATATATTAAAGCTAATCACAATATAACAAAGACATGCCACattacgaaaaaaaaaattaaaatcacaaatGGCACATAATACATTAACCCTCGCACACAATTCATACCtaataacatataataatacCAATAACTATGGATAACTATCAATAAAGTTTATGTTCTTGcttcaaaaacattaaaaccaaaaaaatgataaacaatattataaaaaaaaatgctcaaTCCACCCACACAGACCTAGCATTGTAATACACACTTAGTCTACAAAAAGATGTCAATATATACTTCAGCACACAATATACCCAACATCGGCACATAATTATATACCAAACCTATAATTAAGATACTAACATTAAAACCACTAAcataaagacaaaaatacctCCATCCTAAAAATACCCAACCATTCCGCGCCCAACTTACTAAATATAGATTGTGTTAATgatttattttagtatatattaaatgaatattaatacaTTTAATTGTTCActcttaaattatattttggcCCCCGCAACCCATAATCCTGGCCCCGCCCTGTATATTTGGTttgcatgtgtatatatacatgaaattCACCTTCTGGAAAAATATTacaatgattttcaaaataaatgaaCCAAATACCTACTGCCTATTCGCCAATATTTTGGATTCAAAATCGTATTATAATCTCCGGGATTGGTGGATGGTCGGCGACCTCTGTCCATGGGGTTGACGCGGCAAGGCATCGAACAGCGGATAGTGGCGGAGACGGTGGAGCTCGCTTCACGGCGGAGCGATGTCGGCGACTCGGGACGGCGACCGTGAGGCGATGGCGGTGGTGCTCCGATCTCGGCTCGGCTCGAGGTGGTGGCGTTGGCTGTAATGGCGGTGGTTAGGCGAGAGAGAAGGCGGAGGAATGGTGGTGCTGGGTCTCGGGCGATGGCGGTGAGCGGCGCTGCTTCCCGTCTTCGGCTCGGCCAACTTCCCTCCGGCGGCCTCCCTCCATTCGGCGTCTCTCTCTCCCTTTTTTTTGGATGAATGTTGTGAACTGCCAGCTAggtttagggtgtgtttggaaacccagttttccgggtttttggtgtttggtagaaaatggaaaatcatagtcaaagaaaaatggaaaatcatAGTCAAAGAGATTGAATGCATGATAACAGGTACACTCTTCCATCTAGTTTGTGCCTTTTGTTCTTCGTTCCTTAAATACTCTCTTAGGTCAAGCTTTTTCTTGATTACCTTTTTCTGTCTCGATCTGCTTCACCACCACTGACCACTGTCTCTGTCTTTCTTTAAATTTCCTTAGTTTCTTTCAATTTCCTTACTCTCTCTATCTCCATCTGCTTCATTTATGATCCATGGCCTCAAAATCACTTCCGCTGCTACACTACGTAGTGGTTTTTGGTATTCTTCTGGTTCCAATAATTCCAACATTTCTTCTCCAGATGATGTTGACATCAACTCTGGGTATCCACTCCAAGAGTTGATGATTGTTGAGAACGCTGCTTCCAAGGGAGCATTGTGCTTAGATGGGACTCCACCAGCTTACCACCTTTCAGAACGTTTTGGACCTAGAAAAGGCAATTCGATGGTTTACTTTCTGGGAAGTGCGTGGTTCCCTATTGTCTCAGATTGTTTAGCTCGGATGAATGGACATCTTGGGTCTTCAACAAAATGGAATAACACTAAAACCATTCAAAGATTCGAAGGCATACTCTACAATAGCTCCAAATTCAATCCGGACTTTCGCAGCTGGACTAAAGTGATGGCCAGATATTGTGATGGATCATCGTTCACGGGAGATGTGGATCCAATCACTGGCCTTCATTTTAGAGGTAAAAGGGTTTTCGATGCCATAGTTGACGACCTTCTATTCTCCAAAGGAATGAAGGACGCCAAGGAAGTTTTATTCACTAGTGGTTTTGCGGGTGAATTAGcggttataatatattatgatcgTTTTGCTAATCACTTCCCAAATACTACCAACGTAAAGTGTCTATCCGATGGCGGGTTTTTTCTCCTCTCCAACAATCCTTTGCAAGCTTGAGGGTTGGAGTCAATGTTTCGGGGCACAGTTGAGTTATATAATTCAACTGGAGCCCTACCCAAGGCATGCATTGACAGAATGAATGGCAGCGACAGGGAAGAATACTTATGCATGTTCTCACAATATATTGTGAGAGATATTAAGACTCCGCTGTTTGTCATGACCACTGCCTATGACTCTTATCAAATAAATGAGACCTTGTCAACCACTTTTTACCACGCCATTACAGAAAAGAAAATCTCCTCAACTCAATATGGAGTTTTAAAGGATTTTCGACTGCAATTTTTGGATGTTGTGCATAAAACAACAGATAAGCTGTTAGAGGAGGAGTTTTTATTAACAACTGTTTTATGCATACCTAACTTACCTTCCAAGGTTAGCACAATCCAAATTTTGGAGTGAATAATAAGACGGACACGGAGGTGATTGAGGAGTGGTACTTCGGAAGGAGATGGCACATACAAGAGATAGATACTAATCCCTTGATAAAAAACTGCGACGAGAATTTCCACATAAATAATTAAGGATGACGAATGCTTGAACCCAGCTAGTTAGCTAGCTATCAGTGTTGGGTTCAAGCGTCCGTCATCCTTAATTATTTATGTAGAAATTCTCGTCGCAGTTTTTTATCAAGGGATTAGTATCTATCTCTTGTATGTGCCATCTCCTTCCGAAGTACCACTCCTCAATCACCTCCGTGTCCGTCTTATTATTCACTCCAAAATTTGGATTGTGCTAACCTTGGAAGGTAAGTTAGGTATGCATAAAACAGTTGTTAATAAAAACTCCTCCTCTAACAGCTTATCTGTTGTTTTATGCACAACATCCAAAAATTGCAGTCGAAAATCCTTTAAAACTCCATATTGAGTTGAGGAGATTTTCTTTTCTGTAATGGCGTGGTAAAAAGTGGTTGACAAGGTCTCATTTATTTGATAAGAGTCATAGGCAGTGGTCATGACAAGCAGCGGAGTCTTAATATCTCTCACAATATATTGTGAGAACATGCATAAGTATTCTTCCCTGTCGCTGCCATTCATTCTGTCAATGCATGCCTTGGGTAGGGCTCCAGTTGAATTATATAACTCAACTGTGCCCCGAAACATTGACTCCAACCCTCAAGCTTGCAAAGGATTGTTGGAGAGGAGAAAAAACCCGCCATCGGATAGACACTTTACGTTGGTAGTATTTGGGAAGTGATTAGCAAAAcgatcataatatattataaccgCTAATTCACCCGCAAAACCACTAGTGAATAAAACTTCCTTAGCGTCCTTCATTCCTTTGGAGAATAGAAGGTCGTCAACTATGGCATCGAACACCCTTTTACCTCTAAAATGAAGGCCAATGGTTGGATCCACATCTCCTGTGAGCGATGATCCATCACAATATCTAACCATCACTTTAGTCCAGCTGCGAAAGTCCGGATTGAATTTGGAGCTATTGTGGAGTATGCATTCGAATCTTTGAATAGTAGTGTTATTCTATTTTGTTGAAGACCCAAGATATCCATTCATCCGAGCTAAACAATCTGAGACAGTAGCTAGTAGGGCATCACGCACGTCCCAGAAGGTAAACCATCCAATTGCCTTTTCCAGGTCCAAAACCTTCTGAAAGGTGGTAAGCTGGTGGAGTCCCATCTAGGCACAGTGCTCCCTTGGAAGCAGCGTTCTCAACAATCGTCGTCTCTTGGAGGATACCCAGAGTTGATGTCAACTGGAGAAGAACAGTGTTGGAATTATTGGAACCAGAAAAATACCAAAAATCACTACGTATCGTAGTGGCGGAAGTGATTTTGAGGCCATGGATCAGAAATGAAGCAAATGGAGACAGAGAGAGTAAGGAAATTGAAAGAAAGACAGTCAGTGGTGGTGAAGCAGATCGAGACAGAGAAAGGTAATCAAGAGAAAGCTTGGCTTGGGAGAGTATTTAAGGAACGAAGAACAGAAGGCACAAGCTAGATGGAAGAGTGTACCTGTTATCATGTATTCAATCTTCTTATATAGTGGTTGTAGTAGGCGGATGGAGGGAGGGAGGGGGTGGGGTCGTGGGGCAGGGCAGTTGCCCTacccctttctttttcttttttgtttaattttattttatagtaaaGTGTATTTCTAAATAATAAAGAGGCATGTTATTAAAACCGTAAGAAAGTTTAGTTGAAAATCAttaagagaaaattgccattttggtccactgactattaacatagtgttaattgctatccttgactttcaaaaatgttaattgagtaccttgactatgcaaattttctcaattttggtcctgCCGGCCAATTGTGACCGGAAAAGAGTAATTCTGAACTGATCCTAAATGGAAAGGGGTAAAATGGTCTTTCAATGTTATGTCCAACCTACTCCAACCCTCGTTGATTGCTTTTGTTAATTACCAAAGTGAATTGCCCTAAATTTACCAAATCCATTCTACGTAGCCCTAGTTCATCTATGCGAAGAACAGAAACGGGAATTCTACGATTTCGACTTGCCTATTTCTAAGATTTCGAGCACCATTCTGCATCAACAATGTGGGTATGAgtaatttctcttcttcttctgcaaATGCTGGTAATGAATTCTACGAATTTGGGGAAAAACTTCCCATTATCCATTGTAGATGTGGTCACCAATTAAAGATTCGAACTTCATGGACGAATGAGAATCCAGGTCGTAGATTTAGGGTTTGGATTATGATGATGCCAGttgatttcattaatataattttgtttttttttggttttgaaaatgcataaaacagAGTCGGGTTGGGTGTGGATTTGTGGATTGGTATGATCCTCCAATGTGCTCCCGTTTGAAGCGAATAATTCCGGGATTGCTAAAACGAATAAATAGACAAGACTCAGAGATAAGAGCATTGAATAAGAAGCTTGAAGGTGAAAAGAAGCAGGAGAATGGCAAACTATTGAACAAGATTGTAGGAATACTAATTGTAATATTTGTAGGTTTTCTTGGTAGTAAATATTTTGCAACTTGAAATGAAGTGGCTAGATTTCTTGAAATGACTAATGTATGAAATGGCTAGATTTTGTAATAAACTGATCCATTGCAATCAAGGTTTTGTATGAACTGTTTCTTTCCAATGCAATGAAGTTATCCTTTTCATTCATTAATGCCAAACAACAACCATATTGTCAATAACTAGTGCTACTGGCAATATTGTTGTTACATAAGCAACTGCCATGAAGTGGTCATTTCAAAAACAATTGCCATATTGTCAAAAACAATTCATTAAGTAAAAACATCAAAACAGTTATTAATGCCACACATTTCAACTATATTGTTAAAAACAACTGCCATACTGCCACTGCCATGAGGTGAACATTTTCATTCATTAAAGGCACTTGCAAAAACAGTCACACTGCTGCCATATGCTAAAACAGTTACATAACATAAATGGCAGTTGCATACAAAAACTAACTACATTCACAAAAATCAGATTGTCAATAACTAGCCATGTCCATTCACAAAAACATTCACAATACTTTTCTACTTCAGTCAATGTTGATAGGGTCATCATTATTGCCAAAAAATTTGGACTTAAGCGTTGTCTTGCTCCTTGTGTAGTATGGCTTCTTACGGTTTGATTGTCTTTTCTTTGGACCTTGAAGTCTAACTTCCTCCTGCTGCTGCTGCCCAACTCCATCTTCATTAGCATGTTGCTGCTGCCCATTTGTACTTTCAACTACAACCTCTTGGTGCTGCTGCCCAGTGGTCATGTCTACTACAACTTCTTGGTGCTGCTGCCCAACCTCTCCATTATTATGCTGTCTAGAAGTACCTTACCATGAACCTCCTACTGCTGTTGGCTAGAAATGTGATTGGGGATCTGTTTAGTGGTATAAATCACTCTTTTCTTTGCCTTCAACTGTAAGAATAGAAAACTGTTAGTTAAAATGTTAACACAAAGCAAATGGAACATTACAATTGGAGTTCTAACTTGTTACCTTTTGATTTGGATTTGATGGACATTTCCTTGAGTTATGTCCAACTTGTCTGCAAATTCCACAATGCAATTGGATATGTCTCCTTGATATAGAAATCCCATCTTGACTCAGGGGTGGctcaacctcaccagcagaccTTGTTCTCAGCTTCTTAGGCCTCCCCACCTTGGCAGAATACATAGGTGGCAGAGGGGGTGTTCTAGTAGTCACTGGCCACTCAGAAGGGCCTGCCATAGGGTTAATGGAGCAACTATATATCTTTAGATAACTCTCCTTTGAGTAACAAGGATGAACAAAATCAAACAAAGCCCCCTTTCCATACTTTTTCCAGATTGCACAGACTCCATGCTTGCAAGGCACCCCAGTCAACTCCCACTTCCTACAGGAACAAGTTTTCCTTTCCAAATCCACCTCCTGTCGGTCCCCATACAGCTGACTCACCTCAAACTTAAAGAAATCACATTGGGTTGCCAAATACCCTGCTGCCTCTTTCTCAACTTTCTTCAGCTTTCCAACAATTGTTGGGCAGATCACAGTCTTCCAAGATGCTGCTTTTTGTCTTTTATCAAAGAATTTAGTCATAAGCATCTTCCTTATGGTTTCAAGGCATTCTATAATAGGCTTGTCCCTAGCCCCAAGTAAAGTTGCATTAAAAGACTCACATATGTTGTTCACCAACATGTCACAGTGACTGTGTGTAGAGAAGTGAGATCTAGACCATTCACTAGGAGACTTATCACCTAACCACTGATATGCATCTTCATCTAATGCCCTAAGTTTTCTTAAACAGTCATTGTAGGAATTCAGAGTTGTTGCCCTAGCACAAGCCCATAAAGCATCTTTCAATGCCTTACCTTGAAACCCTGATACCTTCATATTAGCATGCAGGTGCCTGACACAGAATCTGTGCTCCACTCTAGGCAGGACATCAACAAATGCAGGGACTAAACCCTTCTGTTTATCACTAATAAAACAGAATCCTTCCTCAGCCTCCTCTGTTATCCCCATATCAGCCTTCAAAAACCGTAGAAACCAAGACTAAGACTCCTTCTTCTCTCCTTCAACAATAGCATATGCAAGTGGAAAAATGTTGTCATTAGCATCAACAGCCACAGCAGTCAGCATCATTCCACTAGTTGCACATCTCAGGTGACATTCATCCACACCTATTAAAGGCCTGCAGTGTTTGAATCCAAGTTTGCTAGCTTCCCAACAAATGTACAGTCTTAAGAATCTTTACTCCCCATTTTCAGCAACAACTTTCACTTTACAACTACTCTTAGGGTTTGTCCTATCCATTTCAGCACAATAACTCCAAATCTTTTTGAAGTTGTCTTCATCATCACCAAGTATTTGCTTCTTTGCCTTCCAAATAGCCCTATAGGCTTGTTGGTCACTCACATAGAACCCCTCTTTACTGCACACTGGATCCCTAAATTTTCTCATCATCCAGTCAGGATGGTCTTTTAATTCCTTAGCCCACCTCTTTGCAATCACACTTGCTTTTACCAATTCTCCCAAGCCCATGAACAACCCTCATGCACATCAACCATGTTTAGAATCCTCCAAGAATGTGAGTTAAGCACTTTCCTCGACCCTATTCTCCAGGGACAACCATGTTGTGAACACTCAACTACAACCCTCTCCTTGTCATTTCTAAGAGTTCTAAGATCTTTCCCATTTTTGAAACCATAATTCTGAATTGCTTCTCTAAATTGATGTTTGGTTGCAAATGTCATGCCTAAAGTAAATTGGGGATTATTCATATCAGTGGCAACTCTAAAAATAGGCCATTTACTGTCACCATCACTGTCAGATTCTATTATTGAAGCATCATCAGAGAAGTTAATGTCATCATTCGGGTTCACTACTTGCAGTTCTGTCACCCTTTCAGATTCCCTTTTATCTCCAACAACACCCTCCTCATCCTTATTCAAACTCTGAACCTCAACGTCCACCTCACATTCCCATTCACCTTCAGGTTCAACTACCTTAAAATCTACTTCAATAAAATCATTTGCATCCATAGTTTCAACCCAAATCTCCAACATCTGACCATCTTTCACCCCATCACTTAAAGCTTTTGCAACATCTATATCTGTTTGGAGTAAGTCCAAGCTTCCATTTGCAAAGGCATAAATGTATGCTCCTATTTCAGAATACCCTAGATCTTTTAACTTATCATGGAAGAATTGGATGCATACTTCCTTAGCTGCCACACTTTCATAAATTTCTACATCACCCCCCATATACTTAATTTCAGTTTGCCTATTTATTACTCCATTATGACAAAGAAATATGTCCATTGGGACAAATTCATCCCCTGTAAAGCACCCAAATAGTAAGAACACAGTATAAGTCCAACATATGCACATGACATATCAACAAAAAGCTTAACAGAAGGGTCCCACATTCAATTCAGTTTTTTTAACCATATACACAAAGCAGAACATAGTTATCCAGAATTGGTCCCCACAACAATACTTTAATGCTTTACCCTAAAACTTATCAACAGAAGTATAGAAACATTCACAATACTTTACTACTTTACCATATTGGTTGTAACACCCGTACTTGGCTGTACCGAACAgtcggagtagttaccgccacacctagactaaacccaatcacatacagataggattcattctagatgcacaggctaaagataaggaaactgtactatatcatcatgaccatcataacttgatatatattttcatagcatcaacaaaagagtagctaaactagctactagCATGTACCAAAGTTTAGTTACAGCCCACCAAGAGAGTTTGAGCTAGACCCGACCTCACTAGCCATCTTAGCACTAGCacggctacaaaagatatacaCAAAAAGGCCAAACTTGACTTCCCACCCTAGGCACtatctagtctaacgagtggtacaccgggccagtataggttccccaaacgaggtgccactcaccctcgaaccaggtgatgtggtctAGAAAGTTGCAAGTGCtgatatacatcatccactcctcatgatactccgggggactcgggtcccacgggtaaggatagCGAACAACAAACTCGAGGGGATCACTCTCGGGTAAAACCtttatgggataaaacccatagctAGCCTGGATGACGTCCAGAGGACACAACAGATCAACAGGAGCAGGTGACCAAACAGGTACCGCTGGTGAGACAGAAGTGGGAACAGGgtcgggagtacaagtcaggactggagggtctggagcgtagccggggGCGTACGGGTCACCATCAAACAGATACTGTATGTAGTCATCGTAATCTAAGACGGGGAACTCAaactccgatggatcggagtccgcggggctgcatgagcccacactagattccatctgacaaaggacacaatgaagtgtagttagcacgacggctaagtaaggaaatccattgtcactcaaaagtaaacaaaggtttaaaaaaaaaaaacataatactcagaaaactgtaaactttacccataagttgcaatctacctgcaatcagattatcaacaaaagaaagtat
Coding sequences within it:
- the LOC116026076 gene encoding pectin acetylesterase 8-like is translated as MAVVRRERRRRNGGAGSRAMAVSGAASRLRLGQLPSGGLPPFGFLSISLLSLSPSASFMIHGLKITSAATLRSGFWYSSGSNNSNISSPDDVDINSGYPLQELMIVENAASKGALCLDGTPPAYHLSERFGPRKGNSMVYFLGSAWFPIVSDCLARMNGHLGSSTKWNNTKTIQRFEGILYNSSKFNPDFRSWTKVMARYCDGSSFTGDVDPITGLHFRGKRVFDAIVDDLLFSKGMKDAKEVLFTSGFAGELAVIIYYDRFANHFPNTTNVKCLSDGGFFLLSNNPLQA
- the LOC116026165 gene encoding pectin acetylesterase 8-like, producing MTTGQQHQEVVVESTNGQQQHANEDGVGQQQQEELTSTLGILQETTIVENAASKGALCLDGTPPAYHLSEGFGPGKGNWMNNTTIQRFECILHNSSKFNPDFRSWTKVMVRYCDGSSLTGDVDPTIGLHFRGKRVFDAIVDDLLFSKGMKDAKEVLFTSGFAGELAVIIYYDRFANHFPNTTNVKCLSDGGFFLLSNNPLQA
- the LOC116026261 gene encoding uncharacterized protein LOC116026261, with protein sequence MGITEEAEEGFCFISDKQKGLVPAFVDVLPRVEHRFCVRHLHANMKVSGFQGKALKDALWACARATTLNSYNDCLRKLRALDEDAYQWLGDKSPSEWSRSHFSTHSHCDMLVNNICESFNATLLGARDKPIIECLETIRKMLMTKFFDKRQKAASWKTVICPTIVGKLKKVEKEAAGYLATQCDFFKFEVSQLYGDRQEVDLERKTCSCRKWELTGVPCKHGVCAIWKKYGKGALFDFVHPCYSKESYLKIYSCSINPMAGPSEWPVTTRTPPLPPMYSAKVGRPKKLRTRSAGEVEPPLSQDGISISRRHIQLHCGICRQVGHNSRKCPSNPNQKLKAKKRVIYTTKQIPNHISSQQQ